The DNA sequence AAGGCCAAATAAATTTCTCAGAGTTTCATTGTTTACTTTATTGGGAGTTTTACTTCTAACTGGTAGTGTGGCAGCTTATATGATTATCCAAGCAGCTAACGCTGTTTCAAGTGCTCAAACCGATTTAGAACGTGGTGATCGCTCTGATTTTAGAGAAAATATCGTTCAGCCTGGTAGTGATCCAATCTCTGTTTTATTCCTAGGATTAGATAGTAGAGATGGAGATTTAAGAGGAAGAACAGACGCCATGGTGCTTGCTACGTTTAACCCTGAAGATAAATCGATTAAAATCTTAAATATCCCACGTGATTCACGCGTAGAAATTGTCGGAAGACCTGGCCTAGACAAGATAAACCACGCACATGCTTTTGGTGGTCTTGATATGACAATTGATACAGTAGAAAACTTACTGGATATTCCTGTAGACTACTTCGTTTCCTTAAACTTCGATGCTTTTATGAAAGTCATCGATGAGCTTGGTGGTGTTGAAGTAGATGTTCCATTTACGTTTACTGAGAAGGATAACCAAACATATGGCACAATTACGCTTCATGAAGGTGTTCAAACATTAAATGGTGAAGAAGCATTAGCTTATGTAAGAATGAGAAAATCTGATCCTCGTGG is a window from the Evansella cellulosilytica DSM 2522 genome containing:
- a CDS encoding LCP family protein; this encodes MAQLRTEYKRKNKKRPNKFLRVSLFTLLGVLLLTGSVAAYMIIQAANAVSSAQTDLERGDRSDFRENIVQPGSDPISVLFLGLDSRDGDLRGRTDAMVLATFNPEDKSIKILNIPRDSRVEIVGRPGLDKINHAHAFGGLDMTIDTVENLLDIPVDYFVSLNFDAFMKVIDELGGVEVDVPFTFTEKDNQTYGTITLHEGVQTLNGEEALAYVRMRKSDPRGDLGRGDRQKEVIEAIIKKTASFSSITRFNPIMDSLEGNLKTNITFNNILSMHTFATDLGDIESLSFEGDNLTEGGVYFYELRPESVREISQRLQVHLNIIEAVDAEFEVETDEVEAETEQ